Part of the Lolium rigidum isolate FL_2022 chromosome 6, APGP_CSIRO_Lrig_0.1, whole genome shotgun sequence genome, TCTAGGTAAAAATTGAATCACTGGTCCTTCAGATATGTCCAACAAGCAAGCCACAAAAGGGAAAAAACCACAAGACATACTTGTGTTCGCCGCCGCCCAACtacaacaataaaaataaaaatcacaCAAGTTTGGTCTTCGGCTGGTTCAGATCTTGGCACGATTTCTACCATCCCATAAGGCAGGTTTTTTCTACCCATCGGGGCCACCAGTTTACTTCTGCGACTCCAGAGCCTTCAGGACTTCCATTCCCATTCGCTTACATCCAACCAATGTCTGCAATGAGAACGTTACCTCGTAAATTTCAAAAGAAGAGGAAACCAGATATAGCTAAAGTAGTAGTGTTTTGCTAATGAGTACTCCACAGTGAGTGTTCACAGGTCATATATTTGACATGGCATGAACCAGAGGATCAAAGACTTGGTGTCCTTTCTGTCAATCAACCAATCCAAGTGCATGATATTTAAgcagacaagtccatacttgagaTGTAAATAGGTTTTAATTATTTGTTTGGCAGAAACATACAATGTCGCTAGTATACACTGAACTTTCCCATAAACATAAATCTAGCAATTATTAAATGTGGACATGATATCCATTGACAATGTTGCATAATCTCTAATCTTACCGTTCCATGAGAGTATATGTCCCCAGTTCGGAACCCATTGTCCAATGTCTGTTCGACAGCGGTTTCAATcctctttgcagcattttcggcaCCAAGGCCATATTTCAACAGCATCGCTCCACTAAGAATTGTAGCTATTGGGTTTGCCTTGTCCTGCACTCAATAAATAGTTGGAGGAAGCAAATTTTCAAAACAGAGTTGccaaataaaagaaaatgtaGTAATACCAAATATATCTACTAAGGATTGTTCTAGtttctacacacacacacacacaaatgctCTGAAATTAGAAGCTATAATAACCTGCCCAGCAATGTCAGGAGCAGAGCCATGAATAGGTTCAAATAGACCTGGTCCCTGCAAAGGAAAAGAAGATTCTTAAGCACTTTCTTCCAGTATTTTCAGCAGAGCTAGAAACTTAAAAGGGAGTTGAGAGACATTGAAGGGCCTCACCGCTTCACCAACACTAGCAGACGAGAGCATTCCAATGCTTCCTGTGATCATTGATGCTTCGTCCGATAATATGTCACCAAATATATTGTTTGTCACTATTGTGTCAAACTGTGATGATACAGAGGATTCAGAAGGTCAACACATTCTCATACTACTCAACTCCCGTGAAATAAATTACATACAAAGAAACACACCTGCTTAGGATTCCTAACAAGCTGCATTGCAGCATTATCAACGTACATGTGTGAGAGCTCAACATCAGGGAATTCGGAAGCTATTGCAGTTACCCGCTTCCTCCAAAGCATAGATGCCTACAATAATATTAGAGTAAAATGATAATATCGGCTATGTGTTGAATGAAATAATCAGAACTACTCTGAGCAGTATAGCAGCACCAGCAGAATGATAGGCCATAGTCCATGGATCAGTTCAAAATAGTTACAAAAACATTAAAATCATGGTGTCTCAAATATAACTCCATGGATCAGTTCTAATTTCATTCAGTTCGAACAAATCAAGAACATATTTGGGATTCATATAATCAAGTACCTCGAGCACATTCGCTTTGTCCACGGAACATAGTTTCCCTCCTCTCTTGCGGGCAACCTCAAATGCAACCCGTGCAATACGATCAATCTGGGGATAGTCATTCAACCTATTATTAGTTATTAATACACAACTCAGTAAAAAATGGTATCAAACAAATAGTTCTTAATTGATTACACAAATTCGTCCAGGAAATACATTCTGACAACATAGAGGAAAGTAACAGCCAAATAAAAACAGTCAGCAGCTCTAATCATGCTTATTCCTTTGGGGACAGCAAGAACTATCACACAATCAAGAAATAGTTTATCAGGGGATGGTTAAAATATTTGATGAACACTGCAGTTACCTCAGAAACTGAATATATTTCAGTGTTGAAGCCAGTTTCCTCTCCGTTATCATTGGTACCAAAACCTCTAGGTCTGCCAAAGTAGATTCCTGCCACGCAAAATAGTAGAATAACAGTAAAAATTTCAAGTTTCATCACAACGCACCTAGCAATACATAAATCAGCAAGGAAAGAGGAACAACCATCCATGGCTCGTTGTAAATTTAGTCAACAATACCTCCAGTAAGCTCTCTAACAACCATGATGTCAACTCCTTCAGCTATCTCTTTCTTCAAAGGAGATGCATCTACTAACTAAAAAAGTGTTAGTTTATAACCAGCAAAAATTAAAACAAACAAGTCCATCCATCCCAAATCTTGTAGCTATGACTTCATTTGCTAGTATTTTGTCGTTCAAACTATGTACTCCTAGTAAAGGTTATCAGAAACAGGAGACGCTTTGATGCCTGGACTTGGTTGCAACTAAGTGCTACAGATCATATAGCCAATTAGCTAATTTAATTACGAAAGGCAGTGTTGTAGAGTAAAGCATAGTGCATATGTGAAAAGCATTGAAACTCAAAGGAGATATCCATATACCTGCGGAAACACAGTGACTGGCCGCAGATTGGCGAACACACCAAGCCCCGCACGGATATCGAGCAGCCCGGTCTCGGGCTTGAGATGCTTCTCATTGTTATCCCATTTATACCTGAAAGTGCAGCATCACATCCAATTACTGAAAATCACAAACGCACCAACACTGAGCCTAAGCAAGATTCAATCCCATTTATTAACAGATCGTTTCACTCACCCTCCAATCGCGCCGAGAAGTATGCCGTCCGAGGATCGCGCCGCCGCGAGCGTTTCGTCGGGGAGCGGCACCCCGACCGCGTCCAGAGCCGCGCCGCCCATCAGCATCTCCTGGAAGCGGAGCTCGACGCCTGGAGCGCAAGAGAAAAACAATGGGTCATCATCATCCTGCTAGTAATCGGAGCTCGGAGGGCTGGACGGCGCAGGGTTCAGCTTAGCTCGCTTGCCTTCTTTGGCGCCGGCGACGTAGAGGACGTTCTTCGCGACGTCGACCACCTCCGGGCCAATGCCGTCGCCCGGGAGCAGAGTGATGCTGTAGCTGCTCCGGGCCGAGGCCGAGCACCGGACAGTCACCATCGGACGCCGCGCCGCCGGGCCGAAGCTCCGCCGGCGGGACTGGCATAGGGTTTGGGGTGGTGTCGCTTGGAGCTGAGCCATCGTGCTTGCCAGGTGGCCGCGTCGTCTCTTGGGCCTAGCCTGAATATAATCCGTCGATGGAATTGGGCCCAAGTAAGTTAGTAGCTTCAGTGTAACGGTCCAAAgttccaagttttttttttggtgGAGTGAAGTCCACTTTAATTTTTAAACCTTCTTAAACAGATGAAAGTTACATAAATCAaacctggtgttggtactcttgctaatgttgattgactactttagtGGTTAAGCATGTACATGTTGTCTTGGCATCGCGGCTCAAACTGAAATTATGAAAAACATTCGTTGGTAGCCGTTTTCATAAAAGGATAAAATTgtgtcttggaagaagaaagcGTTTGAAGACGTGATATATTTGCTAATATATTTTAGAGTTTATTTTATAATTGTTGGAGATAGCTCGTGTAttttctaccatgtactatttattactataaatatatgttgTATTGATTgccaaaaacagaaaaaaacctCGGCCTTTGAATACCGGAAGTTGGTAAATTGAACTTGTAAATTGCGGTCTATCCCGAACCATTAATTTTTTTTAACACCAGGTTTTTTTCCCAAACAAGATAAGTCACCACATGTATCCTCGGCCTCTAGTCTCTCTCTTTGGTTAGTGGAAAAGCAAATTTTAATGGGGAGAGCAAGTATGGGTAAAAGGACAGAGGAGTGGCACGAAGCAGAGTATTATTTACAAAATAATTGTGTATGAGGTAATTCATGGCTAACTAAAATTTCCAAAGATTGACTATTGTGCGGCCTGACCGAATCATCATCGGCTTCTCCCGGTTGAGAACACTACTAGCATTAGTGTACTCCGCGGCAATGTCCAGAGCATCGGGATCTACATTGCTTGGTTCTTCACATGTGATTTTATTGTCAGGGTCCATCGTCTCCTCAATGACACGACAACCGCGTCAAAATCTTTCGTCATCTCGATGAGCGAGTGAGAGCTGTCGGGACGAACTCAAGGAACATATGGTACTACTCATCTTGTCCAGCATGGCGGTAGATGTAGGAGACAACACACGGAGAACATAGGTTGTGCTCCCTCCTCAGTGCCACTACGTcagattcactactagcattattGTGTGTGTGCGCACGtgggtgcgtgtgtgtgtgtgtgtgtggctgcCAAGTTTTTGTGGGTGTATTATAGCGACCAAggttagagcaactctagcagactTGCGGTACATTCGGTGGCAGGGAATGATTAGACTAGCCCCAAATATTGGCAATAAATTTCATATCAAGATCCTTCCACCCGGAATCTCAAGTCTCTCACAAACAAGTGATCAATGATCTCGGACAAATATAACTTGTGGCCAACATGTGTTCAACAAGTGGATCGCCTCAACCGGGTGAAGCACAGCCTATATATTAGGAGATTTCCCTCATGTCATGTTCATTTGATGTATATTTGTTGCAACCATTGTGCAAGTTCAATCACTAGATGTCACCTAGGGAAAGTCCCAACAAATACCCAAGTCTAGAGGCGAGGCATTCACCCTATAATATTGTTGTGAGTTTTCCAAGGGCCATCTCAAATGGGAGTTGAGGAATAATCAGGGCCTAAGAGTTTGCACTTCATCTTCATCAAGaacatgattatgttgatgatgaCAAGCGTGGAGAAGCAAGATGAATTAGGAGTCCTACTCGAGGATCAAGCTAAGGTAGGCATGAGGGGAGAAAGGGGCCAAAAAGAGGCTAAAGAGAGAAGCTAAGATGGgtaaatagctatatgagatgatCATGATAAGGAAGGTGATGGCCGAGAAGGCTCTCTAAGATCCGTTGGAGTTAGCTAAGAAGAAGAAGTTAAGGCGCACATGGATGAATTGGAGGCAATGAAGCTGATGTTGAAGTGGTAGGAGTACATTGGCGGTATATAGGCATCGAGGTGCCCAAGACTGCATTTGAGGAGCGTATGTATGCGCTCGAGAAGATGAACTTGAAACAAGAGGGAGATAGGGATATGGACAATAGGATACACAAGGAAAACAAGATCATGACTCATGATATGATGTATCCAAGTGGGATGGATGAGAAGGCCAGAGATCATTCCTAGAGAGACCATGGAGGATGAGTGGGGATAGAGGGAGTGCACCACCGTGCGACGACAATGGTGAGGTGTGATGCTCATGAAATTGTGCAACGTGGATGAATTTTCTTCTTTGCGATTTTAGATGCTTTTTCTTGTTTTTTACATATGCCTTTGATGATGGATGATGATAGTTCGTGTGAACATGAGCATGTGTGCTGATACGATGTGTACTCTCATCTATTTAATGCCTAAATTTTAGTAAAACTTAAAGTTTAAAATATGGAAATACGGATTTAGAAAGTTGTTAAGTGAATTTGTTCCAAACCTAAAAAGTTAAACTATTTTGGTTTGATTTTAGATGCCAAATACAAATTGGACAATAAAATAAATGGTGTTATTGTACATTTCTCATAATGTGCGTATGTACAAGTATTTATGGGCATAGTGTTCTCCTTATTTTCGAAACCTCAATAGTTCAAATGTATCAAAACCTTTTTTTTCTTCGGTCGAACCAATGGTTCGGTTGGTTTTTTTACCGCATGTTTATAATCTAGAACCCATAGTTTAATTCTTTAAACACCGGTCTAAGACATGTACATTATTATTGTTCATTTGCTATATTATTCTAGTAAGATAGGTCCCATTTTAGAATTTCGCATAGGACCCCGATTTCCTTATGAAGTTATTTTCTTGTAATTATTGTGCTTCTAGACGTGCTTGTCACAGATATTCTACTTTCCCCATAACCACATTTTTCTCTTGTGTTCATCTATTTTAATTTTCAAGCTACCCAAGCATCTTTTAGTGAAGTTACAAAATCTTAGTCCCAAAAATTACGTATGGAGATAATCTGTCTTTTGCTGACAATGTGATAATCTGTCTTGTAGTGGTAGCGGAGGGAGCACGCCACCTTTGTGTATGATCCCGGTCAAAAGGGTCTGAAGCTGTTCCGGTGGGCCCATCCTGCAGAACCCAATCGCCTGCAAAGGTAACAGGATTCGCCTGCCGCTCGCTGCCCACAtccggcgatttgcacaaaattaatccaaaagtgaaagaaaagcacagactaaccctccggcgaaactatttcaccaatctaacccttttgtgtggcgccccttccacgggcgccacacatgcacatgTGGCTCCCTctgccggcgccaccgacccagccgacgtggcccctcgccgccgagccggtgcgcccatccgacgtggcagcatgtgtggcgcccctcccaacggcgccacacatgcacttggaattGCCCAACCATACCGTGAGACAAATgctcgggacttagccgttttgcgaggctcgatgtgtggcgccgactccacgcggcgccacactagcatatgTGGCGCCGattccacgggcgccacacatagaggctcgcgaaacggctaaggacttatcgtccggagccccctggatgttttcgacccaatgttgatataagttggcatgtgtggcgccgatgccacggcgccacacaagcacttgtggcgccgcttggaagggcgccacacattgactttgttaaaaacatgaaaaatcctaccaaactccaacagattACAgcagtacaacattggacacaacaagtagcaatttcatgacatacacatataacacttcataggtcacattggaGCACGTAGAttgaaacaacaagtagcattacagaccatggttcgacatgacatagggttcacaaatcgatacttatgaatatagagttcacaacaacacgtgggcacatcctagtagcgtcctcgacgtgccgtcctcgcgggttgcttccggacggccatcctcttcgtccgctgccgctgctgctcctgctgctgctcctgctcctgctcctcctcctcctcctcctcctcctcatcctcctcctcctcctctgaagagaacggctcgtcgttcctcatcttcGACAAAGCTGATCTCCGCCGCGGCCCCTCgtcctcctcagtgacaaccttctttcctcggttgacataatcttccggagtgtaccggtttggacccttgccccttggcttcaactggtaagctgaccgtgagGCTTGCTTCGAGGTACGCTTTGGAAGTATGGCTTGACTCAGAATTAGCTCGTCCTCAGGAATCTTCACAGAcacgaacacatgagattacaaagttgaaattagtaagaacatgtttgacagcaacaaaatagtccatacctcccgcTCTTCTGAAGAGGAAGATGTAGCGATTTCGGCTTCCCGGCAACcaagcaagttggctaaccgccgcatctttcgtgcagtgttctgcgtcatccCGTTCATGGTTACAAATCCACCACATCATAGtatcgtacattcaaagttggtgatcataccttaatgaaatatcGCAACGGTCGGACAGGCTTGTCATCTCTCCCGCTCTGCTCCCACataacctcgcactcctcagctgtttttTCGATCTCCTTCCGCTGTGACAAATATAGCATACACAATTGAAGCGTTCACATGGCaatgtagatgatgtactagttagtgagagaatagaataccacgaagttcagctcggaagcaatagaagtcgatctcctctCGCGAGCAAATGCTGTCGTGtctggctttgcccaacctcatcgaacctggatggggtcgtccaagatctcctcAGGATACGCGTGCttaactaactcgatacgcgtgttctcatggaaccactcgaggtagttgttgaaagcggcgaagttgtgaggcacaatctgctcagggccagcattccgtgccgcttccaaacACTTGTTGGAACGccgcgatgtggccgctatgatggatcggccaatttgtgatcttcctctgccgctgcctatcaagcctgcaagaatcaacaagttagtttgtacctcttctatcaagaatcttccatcgcatgattccggaagtttacctatgaagcgccttgtccgtgtcttgccacaccggtgggcactcccgatacagcccaaactgtctcatcactctttgcggctggtggtgttcaacaagccacatgcatatgagtgggcagcgcatacgccggaaccgcgcctcctccgtgcacttgtggttgaggtcGGGTCATcgacgcgccaatacggtagtagctaccatatggctcccattccacctgcagagCATACAAACATCTCGGAATTTAGAACATGCCGgtagaatcaatgaaaactaggattgcaaaagagtgatcggttacctgctcagcggtaagagtgtccaactccgcgagtgtactcgcatgtacatgatctttggatcgcccgacatctccgagacattgtcccaaaggtatgcccaagtgggctcccgatcaggaaagtgagggtaatgaggccatggcctctcgttgagtaccctaggccgcccaactgataggcggtcccagctccatacggaaagtaggagcatgcatccaccaataccgccgctcccagtcctgctcccagttctgcgacaagcttcgtccaactgcgcacgtaagacatttggttagtactctgtctagcacactactataggaaaatagtacatatagcaaatcatcacctgccggtagaggtaggcaagtgccgctgttccccaactccaacgGTTATCCAACACCGTTAGCGCCTTcgaccaacaccaatgggccagccttcccccaccgtcgggaaagagagtcctcgaaatcatgtaccataagtacacgcgggcgtacgtcctccgagtgtcctcgtcggcctcttccgggcattctccaaagttagtcctgatccattcgaacgacgcgccggcgggagctcTCTTCTTTGGTTCTGTTGGCAgcggaggagccatgccaataagcACCTGCATCTGctcgcgccacccatcagaagctgtgttcatacacagtggctcgccctgaataggtagtccaaggatcatggaaacatcctgggagagtaggggccatctcgccggccctcaagtggaaggtgtgagtctccggcctccaccggtcgacaagggcggtgagtgccgaggggttcatgagtggcccccacggcttacaagggatatgaacgggagaagaccggtaggccggatgaactccgtgtacctctcgtcatacggtatatccgatgtgccatggtaacgaatcttcaaaggttgaagatccgttcccttctccgtcatatgaacagcccggtgcaacctgtcgtactcttcatccagaagccacaccatcctacatgtatgagcaacacatacaacatattatgagccattctatatcaacatattatgagccaaaatatgagttattccatcacaaataataGACATTTcaatacatacatacatagaatttgaacacatacataaccattttatatctacatagccaaatctagggttcatatccaaatccaccaacatatccaaatctagggttcatatccaaatcaactaacatatctagggttcctacacatacacattcaacacttacatatccatttcaacacatacatagccatttcaacacatacatgtaaaatttcataataTAGTCAAGAACaacatatcaatggttcatatctAAATCCACCAAAATCTTGCACCAACATATCAAtggtacatatctagggttccaccaaatcaatggttcatatccaaatcaatggttcatatccaaatctaccaaatccaccaacaatagtggacgaatcagagggaatcgaaggggaataccttgaggaatggaggaggaaggacttggccggCCTGATCTGACGAttgcttggtcgatttggtggggggacgAAGGGgagtcgggcggcggcggcggtttccaGGGAGAAGAGAGGAAACAGAGAGAAGAACTGGCTGGGTCGggccgggcgcgggcgcgggcgccacacttaagtggatgtggtggcgcccgtggcatcggcgccacacaggctagtgtggcgcccgtggtgtcggcgccacacatcgagcctcgcaaaacggctaagtcccagaggttctggagcccctggatgttttcgacccaaaacttgatataagttggcatgtgtggcgccgttgggaggggcgccacacatgctgccacgtcggatgggcgcaccagctcagcggcgagggggccacgtcggctgggtcagtggcgccggcaggaggggagccacatgggcatgtgtggcgcccgtggaaggggcgccacacaaagggttagattggtgaaatagtttcgtcgGAGGGTcattctgtgcttttctttcacttttgggttatttttgtgcaaatcgcccccACATCCGTCCACCTTCCTTCGCTGCCAACTCaacagagcgagagagagagagagagagagagagatcaggcgcgcggcggccatggcggaggaGTCGGCCCAGCCCCAGCTGGGCAAGGAGGGGCTAGCGTGCATCCTCATGCAAGTCATGTGCGCCGCGAAGAAGCTCAGGGCGCAGCGCGACCGCCTCCTGCAGCTCCGGCGCCGGCTGCAGcagcgcgacggcgacggcgacgcggcCGTGCCCGAGGAGGTCGCCTCCGGCCTCCACAAGGTCTGCTTCGAGGGCCTCGCTGCCTGCGACCGCTACATCACCTCAGGCCTCCTGATCACGGACGAGCACGGCGCGCGCGACTCCTTCAGCATCTCCGCCTTCGCCGTCATCCCCGAGGACCAGCTCTACGGCGTGCTGCACAGCCAGTGGCTCCCGCCGCGCGCGGCCACCCAGGCCGACGCCTTCGGGCGCATGGAGTCCGCCCTCTACGCCGTCAGCCTCGCCCAGGAACACCACGTCCCGCGCTGCATCGAGCTCCTCGTCGGCGTCCGGCCTCCGCTCGTCAAGGCCAAGCCTTTAGGCAGCGTCGCCGGCTACGCTGACGACCCGGTCCAGGGCGTCAACGAGCACCTCGCCAAGAACGGCTTCCCCGATCCCGaaccgcccaccgccgccgccgccgctcaggcGAACGTCAGCGTCGACCCGGACCAGGCGCTCACCTACCTCCACCGCGCGTGCTCCCTCGCCGGCCTCGCTCTCAAGCACAtcgacgtcgccgtcgccgccatctccGGCTGGCTCGACCCCGAGGAGGTCGCCGAGACATCCGAATGGGTCGCCGACATGTCTGAGGTTTGTTCCTAGCACACTCTGTAGTCTGTACTGCCTTTACTGCTACCAGATCTGTTCAGCGGTAATACACTTCTTCTGTTCCTCATTCATTCTGAATTGCTGGTAACTTCACTGCAGGATGATTCGGATTGACCAGCTCACCTGATCGAGGCTCTCAAAGCGGTGGAACGGGGGTGGGATCTCTTTGCATTGTTTATCCAAGCCGTCTCGCATCACAGTCGTTTAATTTGTCTATGCCCTCTAGTTCATCCAAGCTGCAACCTTTTCTGATTTCAGTTCTGTTCAGCCAGTCAGATTAATGTGCTGCTAGTACTGCTCAAGTTTAATTTCTGGACGGCCGTGGCTATCTTAGTGGTTTAAAAATCTAGTAGTGGACTACTGTAATGTCATATCTGCATCTTAATTTTCTGAGGACGATCAAGTTTAATTGCAGCAGAATTGGGAAATTTTGAACAGGCTATGTTTTCCAACAGTGCTCGGTGATGTCGTCCTTTTCTTCGATCCTAGGAGAGCAATCCGTATTAAACCCTGCAACCCCACTTTGTTATTCGTGTGTTCCGCATGGTATAACAGTATTCTGGTCTGGTTGTCAACTTGTGATGATCGATAATTTACTGCATGCTACATGCTGTATATCTTGAAACATACCAGGCTCCCTATACTATGGCCCTAGGTATTTCTTATCCCTCATCTGAAAACTTGGTAAAATTTGTATTTCTAAGTTCCAAAAAAGATCACGTATCTATATCTTGAGTTGAAGCTTAttcatttagttttttttttttgtaagatAATGACCTTATGCTACCTCCAAGAAAGTGAGAAAACGGAAATGCTACATTGTAAGTCATGTGAATGTTATCTCGGACATTTTCTAATTTTTACACATGTTGCATACAGTATTGTTAAAATTTAATAAATAATGAGATGTTTTGCTAATATTGAAAGTCATAATTAGGTGTATCCGGGTTCCCAAAATTCTCTTGTGTCCATTTTTTGATTACTGCATTTGTCTCAAGGCACGTTCAGACCCATATGCAGTTGCAAGATGAACAAAATGATAGAACTAATTTGGTCAA contains:
- the LOC124665856 gene encoding 3-isopropylmalate dehydrogenase 2, chloroplastic-like, with amino-acid sequence MAQLQATPPQTLCQSRRRSFGPAARRPMVTVRCSASARSSYSITLLPGDGIGPEVVDVAKNVLYVAGAKEGVELRFQEMLMGGAALDAVGVPLPDETLAAARSSDGILLGAIGGYKWDNNEKHLKPETGLLDIRAGLGVFANLRPVTVFPQLVDASPLKKEIAEGVDIMVVRELTGGIYFGRPRGFGTNDNGEETGFNTEIYSVSEIDRIARVAFEVARKRGGKLCSVDKANVLEASMLWRKRVTAIASEFPDVELSHMYVDNAAMQLVRNPKQFDTIVTNNIFGDILSDEASMITGSIGMLSSASVGEAGPGLFEPIHGSAPDIAGQDKANPIATILSGAMLLKYGLGAENAAKRIETAVEQTLDNGFRTGDIYSHGTTLVGCKRMGMEVLKALESQK